The stretch of DNA TTCGCGATGGGAAGCCTGCTTCCCCTGGTTATTCATACGAACGGTTCTGGAGGCGCTATTTAGAGGTTTTTGAGTCTGTAATTGTTGTAGGGCGGTTGTCTCATAGAGAAGATCTATCTGCTGTTCCCATAGAGGGGAAAGGGGTCAGATTTTTCCCTCTGCCAACCTATATTGGCCCTTGGCAATATTTGCAAAACCTTGCTGAACTTAAACGCAAAATTAAGCTATTGCTTAAACAAGAGCAGAAGGCAATATTGATTTTACGCTTGCCAGGGATTATCGGCGGATTGATATGGGGAGAGATCCATGGCACAGGACGACCATACGCCGTTGAAGTGGTTGGCGATCCTTTTGATGTGTTTGCGCCAGGTGTAGTGTCTCATCCTTTGCGGCCGTTTTTTCGGTGGTTATTTACCTGCCGTCTTAAGCAGCAGTGTATTGAGGCTTCTGCTGTCAGTTATGTGACTGAAGCGAGCCTGCAACGACGGTATCCTCCCTCGCCGGGTGCCTTTTCAACGTATTATTCGGATATTTACCTAAATAGTGCTTTTTTTGCCTCAACACCCAAAACTGTCTTAAAACGAAAAAAGGATTCTTATATCCTTATTACAGTTGGATCAATGGCTCAACTTTATAAAGGCCAGGATGTGTTGATCAAGGCGGTTGCAATGTGTGTGGCAAAGGAATTGGATCTGCACTTAGTTCTCATTGGAGATGGTCGCTATCGAAAGATCTTGGAAAAGCAATCCAAGGCTTCCGGACTAAGTGAACGGGTAAGTTTCCTTGGTCAGCTTCAGGCAGGTGAGAGTGTGCAGCGAGAGCTGGATCGTGCTGACCTTTTTATTCTACCATCCCGCACAGAAGGACTTCCCCGGGCCATGATCGAGGCAATGGCACGAGGGCTGCCATGTATTGGATCTGCTATAGGTGGCATTCCAGAGTTATTGCCACCAGAAGACCTTGTTTCGCCTGACGATGCAGCAGGTTTGGCTGGTAAGATTCAGGATGTGGTGACAAATCCCGAACGTATGGCTCACATGGCGGCCCGTAATCTCGAGAAGGCGCATGAGTATCGAGAAGAGATGCTGCGTAATCGGCGAGTTATGTTTTATCAAAAAACCAGGGAGATAGCTGAAAGATGGCTGGATGATGCTGTAAAGAAGTAACTCCCGCTACCCGGATAAAAAGCTGAAGAATGGTTGGCGGAAAAAAAGAAAAATGGCTCAACCATATTCATTGTGCTCAATAGCTTGATAACTAATTGATTGTATGGTAAAAATCTATTATTTCCTATTTCTATGAATTTTAGTTCCATATTTGGGGGGAAATGATAGATCATGATTCAACTTATAAATAAGATACTTGGGCTTAAAGAGTTTCGTGTTAACCGCGTTGAAGTTCTCAAAGATGAAATTGACATTTATATGGAGATAAAGGCAAAAAAGGGGCGCTGTCCACGATGCGGCAGTTGTAGTAAGAGTGTGCATCAGTATCATAAGAGAAAAGTAAGGGATTTGGATATATTGGGGAAGAAGTGTTACTTGATATTTGAAATCAGGCGGTTTGACTGTGATTTGTGTGGAAAGCCTTTCACTGAGCGGCTTCATTGCATTGATTTTGATAGTGAATATACTAAGCGGTTCGAAGAGTGGGTAGTAAAATTGTCCCGCAATAGTGCCTTGGAGCATGCAGGAGAGCTTCTGGATTTGACCTATGAGAGAGTAGAGGGGATATTCTTCAGGGCCATAAGCCGTGAGGTAGAAGCCAATAAGAGAAGGATCTTCAAGAAGATAGGCATTGATGAGATAAGTATGAAGAAGGGAAGAGGGCAGTATATTGTAATTATCAGTGATTTGAGTCGAGGCTGTGTCATGGGGGTCCTGGAAGATCGCAGTAAAGTCAAGGTCAAAGAATGGTTTCAAGGTTTGAGCACCAAGCAGCGAAGAAAGATCAGGTGGGTAGCCATTGATATGTGGGATGGCTACTTTTATGCGGTCAGAGAGGAAATCTGCCATGCAAAGATCGTCATTGATCGGTTCCATGTTCAGAAGGCCTTTGGCGAGCAGATTGACAAGGCTCGCCGGAGCA from bacterium encodes:
- a CDS encoding ISL3 family transposase, producing MIQLINKILGLKEFRVNRVEVLKDEIDIYMEIKAKKGRCPRCGSCSKSVHQYHKRKVRDLDILGKKCYLIFEIRRFDCDLCGKPFTERLHCIDFDSEYTKRFEEWVVKLSRNSALEHAGELLDLTYERVEGIFFRAISREVEANKRRIFKKIGIDEISMKKGRGQYIVIISDLSRGCVMGVLEDRSKVKVKEWFQGLSTKQRRKIRWVAIDMWDGYFYAVREEICHAKIVIDRFHVQKAFGEQIDKARRSIQSKLSEEDRKELKGSRWIILKPKESLTEEEKATLESICQKYPELKQLCDLKEEFRDIYENKTLSPMSARQAFDKWQEKVRALGIAVLDNFLNTLNNWYRWILNYFGIRLTSGGVEGINTKIKLLKRTGFGFRRFDKFRLRIFGACG
- a CDS encoding glycosyltransferase family 4 protein, which codes for MNCIVAIEERFTLRDGKPASPGYSYERFWRRYLEVFESVIVVGRLSHREDLSAVPIEGKGVRFFPLPTYIGPWQYLQNLAELKRKIKLLLKQEQKAILILRLPGIIGGLIWGEIHGTGRPYAVEVVGDPFDVFAPGVVSHPLRPFFRWLFTCRLKQQCIEASAVSYVTEASLQRRYPPSPGAFSTYYSDIYLNSAFFASTPKTVLKRKKDSYILITVGSMAQLYKGQDVLIKAVAMCVAKELDLHLVLIGDGRYRKILEKQSKASGLSERVSFLGQLQAGESVQRELDRADLFILPSRTEGLPRAMIEAMARGLPCIGSAIGGIPELLPPEDLVSPDDAAGLAGKIQDVVTNPERMAHMAARNLEKAHEYREEMLRNRRVMFYQKTREIAERWLDDAVKK